A single region of the Biomaibacter acetigenes genome encodes:
- a CDS encoding YcdB/YcdC domain-containing protein translates to MKRLRYLTALALSIVFTISVFIPGAYAQGNAAFSQEKAIEKIKSMFDTSGYDKFNINYNEDKIRKTWNLNWSNTKEPYGSLYATVDADTGNILNLSMYAGYDPEQKPSLIPKVSEEEARKIAEEFARKHQPDEFAQTVYRERQEPVYKPVKTVRYQQDYYFNFVRVIKNIPVEGDGFNINVDAGTGEVRSYSFNWSYEEMPSAEKIISLKDAEKIFKEKVGLKLAYQRYFDYMTKKDDVKLVYTIDGPYRVLIDAITGEFLNDANYDYPYYDGYGGGGEAQKAMNAELTPQELKEVEATRNCITKEAALKVVQKYLTIPEGYEQSYANLYEDYDNPQQRVWNISWSKKTDTPGDYGSINARVNAVTSELLSFNIWDDSRYNRDFTQKYDRAAAQKIAEDFLKKLQPEKAGSVKLEEIKGEIKYPEKIRDHYFNFTRLVNGIPYLANGFSITVDSSTGKVLGYNMRWQDREFPKVDGVLSRDEAEARFLKDIGLELSYTRVYRPQQEESKFYLVYKLKPSSSYTFDAFDFKPLDYRGKPIEKQPETAFTDIKGHWAEKDIQLLVDMGVIESKEDKFRPDENINQGDFIKLLMIATGRGPINDEVALKYGIEAGKDSGDDIQKYIDAAIKAGIVKQGEVDAQKPLPREKMAAFLVRSLGFEKVASITGIYTVPAKDAAGISPAYKGHAAVAMGLSLITGIDGRFEPRGSVTRAQAAVVLVRMLKLQAEK, encoded by the coding sequence ATGAAGAGGCTAAGATACTTAACAGCGCTGGCATTGAGTATTGTTTTTACCATTTCGGTTTTTATCCCCGGCGCTTACGCCCAGGGGAATGCCGCCTTTTCTCAGGAAAAGGCCATCGAAAAGATAAAGAGTATGTTTGACACCAGTGGTTATGACAAATTCAACATTAATTACAACGAGGATAAAATCCGCAAGACCTGGAACCTCAACTGGTCGAACACCAAAGAACCTTACGGTAGCCTGTATGCCACCGTGGATGCCGATACGGGTAATATTCTGAACCTCAGTATGTACGCTGGATATGACCCCGAGCAGAAACCTTCCCTTATACCGAAGGTTTCCGAAGAGGAGGCCAGGAAGATTGCCGAAGAATTTGCCAGAAAGCACCAGCCCGATGAATTTGCCCAGACCGTATATCGGGAGCGCCAGGAACCTGTATATAAACCCGTGAAGACGGTCCGCTACCAGCAGGATTATTATTTCAATTTCGTAAGGGTCATCAAGAATATACCTGTAGAGGGCGACGGGTTTAATATCAATGTTGACGCCGGCACCGGCGAGGTACGCAGCTACAGCTTCAACTGGTCCTATGAAGAGATGCCGTCGGCCGAAAAGATTATTTCCCTGAAAGATGCCGAAAAGATATTTAAAGAAAAAGTGGGATTGAAGCTGGCCTACCAGAGATATTTTGACTATATGACCAAAAAAGACGATGTAAAGCTGGTTTATACAATAGATGGCCCTTACAGGGTGCTCATCGATGCTATTACAGGTGAATTTTTAAATGATGCCAATTACGATTATCCGTATTACGACGGCTACGGTGGCGGCGGGGAGGCTCAGAAGGCGATGAATGCTGAGCTCACACCGCAGGAGTTAAAGGAGGTGGAAGCCACCAGGAACTGCATTACCAAGGAAGCTGCGTTGAAGGTGGTGCAAAAGTATCTAACCATCCCCGAGGGTTATGAGCAGAGTTACGCCAACCTGTATGAGGATTATGACAACCCCCAGCAAAGAGTATGGAACATAAGCTGGAGCAAAAAGACAGATACCCCAGGCGATTACGGGTCCATAAACGCCCGGGTAAATGCGGTAACCTCGGAATTGCTCAGCTTCAATATCTGGGATGACAGCCGCTACAACAGGGATTTCACCCAGAAGTACGACAGAGCGGCAGCCCAAAAGATTGCGGAAGATTTCCTGAAGAAGCTCCAGCCGGAAAAAGCCGGCAGCGTGAAGCTGGAGGAGATAAAGGGTGAAATCAAGTACCCCGAAAAAATCCGGGACCATTATTTCAACTTTACCAGGCTGGTGAATGGTATACCGTATCTGGCCAACGGATTTTCCATCACCGTGGACTCCTCCACCGGCAAGGTCCTGGGGTATAACATGAGGTGGCAGGATAGGGAATTCCCCAAGGTCGACGGGGTGCTGTCAAGGGATGAGGCCGAGGCTCGCTTCCTGAAAGACATAGGCCTTGAGCTTTCCTATACCAGAGTATACCGGCCGCAGCAGGAAGAAAGCAAGTTCTATCTGGTTTATAAGCTCAAACCTTCAAGCTCCTACACCTTTGATGCTTTTGACTTCAAACCTCTGGACTATCGGGGTAAGCCCATAGAAAAGCAGCCCGAGACGGCCTTCACCGATATCAAGGGACACTGGGCGGAAAAGGATATACAGCTTCTGGTGGATATGGGAGTAATCGAGTCAAAGGAAGATAAGTTCCGCCCCGATGAGAATATAAATCAGGGCGATTTCATAAAGCTTTTGATGATAGCCACAGGCCGCGGCCCGATAAATGATGAGGTGGCTTTGAAATATGGTATAGAGGCCGGCAAAGATTCCGGGGATGACATACAGAAATATATCGATGCGGCCATCAAGGCGGGCATTGTGAAGCAGGGTGAAGTTGATGCTCAAAAGCCCCTGCCCAGGGAAAAAATGGCGGCCTTTCTGGTGAGGTCTCTGGGATTTGAGAAAGTGGCATCCATCACCGGCATTTACACTGTTCCCGCAAAGGATGCCGCCGGCATATCCCCAGCCTATAAGGGCCATGCGGCCGTAGCCATGGGTCTTTCGCTTATCACCGGCATCGACGGCAGGTTTGAGCCCCGGGGCAGCGTCACCCGCGCCCAGGCGGCGGTAGTGCTGGTGAGGATGCTGAAGCTGCAGGCAGAAAAGTAG
- a CDS encoding PEP/pyruvate-binding domain-containing protein: MAEWNDKIKEYIAFDPLKFPEFRKRTIGSGSIGGKAKGLLYSSMILKQKDDEILKNVVIPESYFIASSMYDDYLAQNEIDLIIEESPNDIDRIRQAIFDGEFSEEAQEQFETVLRELTCPLAIRSSSMLEDSVRFSFAGKYFTTFIPNTGTMEERLSQLISAIKQIYASTYGKNAVVYRRKHALSEERMAVIIQELFGKRRGSGFYPEVAGVGFSENYRRFTERIRKEDGVVRVVFGLGTKSTSRGYARTFSLTNLNLRPEGNNAQEIAKYSQETFDMLNMETGQLESYNINDRLDIIKYHENFFRLASLYSSAENMIKDLSPVFPEPGPGEKLIFTFDRFPSYRPRFFKLMKYLFEVLEDAMGIAVDVEWAYEPEDPRFALLQVRPLSSWEEYRKIKIPDDIKTEDIILSGDHMLTNGMLRGIKYLVYVDHDEFYASPDKYAIAREVGKVNDVLAGEKYILVGPGRWGSSNPALGVPVGYNEIANCGMLVEVGIQRKNFTPELSYGTHFFADLDVDGILYMPVFDNLETNIINFDWFKNAPRKATGHKAVWVYEGKFDVFLDGDHMKGVIIKK, encoded by the coding sequence TTGGCCGAGTGGAACGATAAAATCAAGGAATACATAGCCTTTGACCCCCTGAAATTCCCGGAATTCCGGAAAAGGACCATCGGTAGCGGAAGCATAGGCGGAAAGGCTAAAGGATTGCTCTACTCCAGCATGATACTAAAACAAAAAGATGATGAGATTCTAAAAAATGTGGTCATTCCCGAGAGTTATTTCATCGCCTCCAGTATGTATGACGATTATCTTGCGCAAAATGAGATAGACCTCATAATCGAAGAATCTCCCAATGATATTGATAGAATCCGTCAGGCCATCTTCGACGGGGAATTTTCCGAGGAGGCCCAGGAGCAGTTTGAAACTGTCCTCCGTGAACTTACATGTCCCCTGGCCATAAGGTCCTCTTCCATGCTGGAAGACAGCGTGCGTTTCTCCTTTGCCGGAAAATACTTCACCACCTTTATACCCAACACCGGCACTATGGAAGAAAGGCTCTCCCAGCTCATCTCAGCTATAAAGCAAATATATGCCAGCACCTACGGCAAAAACGCCGTAGTATACAGGAGAAAGCACGCCCTTTCCGAAGAAAGAATGGCGGTGATTATCCAGGAGCTTTTCGGAAAAAGGCGGGGCAGCGGTTTTTACCCCGAAGTGGCGGGAGTGGGATTTTCCGAAAACTACCGCCGTTTCACCGAGAGGATAAGAAAAGAAGACGGCGTAGTCCGGGTGGTCTTCGGCCTCGGCACCAAGAGCACTTCCAGAGGCTATGCCAGGACCTTCTCCCTCACAAATCTAAACTTGAGGCCCGAAGGCAATAATGCCCAGGAGATCGCCAAGTATTCCCAGGAGACCTTTGACATGCTCAACATGGAAACGGGGCAGCTGGAATCCTACAACATAAATGACAGGCTGGATATCATAAAATACCATGAAAATTTCTTCCGTCTTGCATCCCTATATTCGTCAGCAGAAAATATGATAAAAGACCTTTCACCTGTGTTCCCCGAACCCGGCCCGGGAGAAAAGCTCATATTCACATTTGACAGATTTCCGTCATATAGGCCGCGGTTTTTCAAGCTCATGAAATATCTCTTTGAAGTGCTGGAAGATGCCATGGGCATAGCGGTGGATGTGGAATGGGCCTACGAGCCTGAAGACCCAAGGTTTGCGCTGCTTCAGGTGCGGCCCCTGTCAAGCTGGGAGGAATACAGAAAAATAAAGATACCCGATGACATAAAGACCGAGGATATCATCCTTTCGGGTGACCACATGCTCACCAACGGTATGCTGAGAGGTATAAAATACCTGGTGTATGTGGACCATGACGAGTTTTACGCAAGCCCCGACAAATACGCCATCGCCAGAGAAGTGGGAAAGGTAAACGATGTTCTGGCAGGGGAAAAATACATACTGGTAGGCCCTGGCCGATGGGGCTCCAGCAACCCGGCCCTGGGAGTTCCGGTGGGATACAACGAGATTGCCAACTGCGGCATGCTGGTGGAAGTGGGCATCCAGCGCAAAAACTTCACCCCGGAGCTCTCCTACGGCACCCACTTTTTTGCGGACCTGGACGTGGACGGCATCCTATACATGCCGGTCTTCGATAACCTTGAGACCAACATCATAAATTTTGACTGGTTCAAAAACGCTCCCAGAAAGGCCACCGGCCATAAAGCCGTATGGGTCTATGAAGGCAAGTTCGATGTATTTCTGGATGGGGATCACATGAAGGGAGTAATAATCAAGAAATAA
- a CDS encoding NAD(P)/FAD-dependent oxidoreductase, whose product MKKTAEVVIIGGGISGLSIAFNLASMGMRDVVVLEKSYLFSGSTGRCGAGVRQQWGTEMNCALGKATCEIFENLNEILDFEDDIEFKQGGYLMMAITEKEVEQFKKNIELQHSMGIPSVMLTPREALDIVPELNIEGILACTFCHKDGHANPFKTMQAYAEAARRHGAEIYTYTEATGIDVVEGRVKGVQTNKGYISTDKIVIAAGAWSKHVGELAGCDVPVRPERHQILVTEPVNPILGPMLMSFAGNIYLQQEPGGEFIMGFGPAEHETYNISSTWDFVETMCRKATRYLPYMKNVRVVRQWAGLYEMSPDAQPILGKAEEVEGVYLATGFSGHGFMFGPITGQLMAEYILGLPTTLPIDKLDVGRFKRGELIFEPSVV is encoded by the coding sequence ATGAAGAAAACAGCTGAGGTGGTTATAATAGGCGGCGGGATCTCCGGCCTGTCGATAGCCTTTAATCTGGCATCCATGGGCATGAGAGATGTCGTAGTCCTTGAAAAAAGTTACCTGTTCAGCGGCTCCACCGGGCGCTGCGGGGCGGGAGTAAGGCAACAGTGGGGTACCGAGATGAACTGCGCCCTCGGCAAAGCCACCTGCGAGATATTCGAGAACCTCAATGAAATCCTGGACTTTGAGGATGATATCGAATTCAAGCAGGGCGGATACCTGATGATGGCCATCACCGAAAAAGAAGTGGAACAGTTCAAGAAAAACATCGAGCTTCAACACAGCATGGGGATACCCTCGGTGATGTTGACCCCCCGGGAAGCTCTGGACATCGTTCCTGAACTAAACATAGAAGGAATCCTGGCCTGCACCTTCTGCCATAAAGACGGCCACGCCAATCCCTTTAAGACCATGCAGGCCTACGCCGAAGCCGCCAGAAGGCATGGAGCAGAAATATACACCTATACCGAAGCTACCGGCATTGATGTAGTGGAAGGCCGGGTAAAAGGTGTTCAGACAAATAAAGGCTATATCTCCACCGACAAGATAGTCATAGCCGCCGGAGCCTGGTCCAAACACGTGGGCGAACTGGCGGGCTGTGACGTGCCGGTAAGGCCCGAGCGCCACCAGATTCTGGTGACCGAACCCGTAAATCCCATCCTGGGCCCCATGCTCATGTCCTTTGCCGGAAATATCTACCTGCAGCAGGAGCCCGGAGGAGAATTCATCATGGGCTTCGGCCCGGCGGAGCATGAGACTTATAACATTTCATCCACCTGGGATTTCGTGGAGACCATGTGCAGGAAGGCCACTCGCTATCTGCCCTACATGAAAAATGTGCGCGTAGTGCGCCAGTGGGCAGGCCTTTACGAGATGTCTCCGGATGCCCAGCCCATCCTGGGCAAGGCCGAAGAAGTGGAAGGAGTTTACCTTGCCACCGGATTTTCCGGCCACGGCTTCATGTTCGGCCCCATCACCGGACAGCTCATGGCCGAATACATCCTGGGCCTCCCCACCACCCTGCCCATCGACAAGCTGGATGTGGGAAGATTCAAGAGAGGAGAACTCATATTCGAACCGTCAGTAGTGTAG
- a CDS encoding (2Fe-2S)-binding protein, whose product MTKSKTIICRCEDVTLEDIEAVIEKGYTSMDEIKRITRCGMGQCQGRTCRTLLLAELAKATNTHPNDIKVTTFRPPVKNVKMSVILGGIEDEENS is encoded by the coding sequence ATGACGAAAAGCAAAACTATAATATGCCGTTGTGAGGATGTGACCCTGGAAGATATCGAAGCCGTCATTGAGAAAGGTTATACCTCCATGGATGAGATTAAACGCATCACCCGGTGCGGCATGGGGCAGTGCCAGGGCCGCACATGCAGGACTCTGCTGCTGGCGGAGCTGGCAAAAGCCACCAACACTCATCCCAATGATATAAAGGTAACCACTTTCCGGCCCCCGGTGAAAAATGTAAAAATGTCGGTGATACTGGGAGGGATAGAAGATGAAGAAAACAGCTGA
- a CDS encoding 4Fe-4S binding protein — protein MLCTKGIPTTEDLATRIPPEERRRKGPVVMIECFQKIPCNPCYTACKHGAIQKFEDINDLPSVNFDNCNGCGLCISKCPGLAIFVIDETYSETQATVSLPFEFLPLPHEGEEVDLLDRSGKKVGKGKVLKVRNGKYEDRTPVITVAVPKELSMVVRNIKVGGDVR, from the coding sequence ATGCTCTGCACAAAAGGAATTCCCACCACCGAAGACCTGGCCACAAGAATTCCGCCGGAAGAGAGGCGGAGAAAGGGCCCGGTGGTGATGATAGAGTGTTTTCAGAAGATACCGTGTAACCCCTGCTATACAGCCTGCAAACATGGAGCCATTCAAAAATTTGAGGATATCAATGACCTCCCGTCCGTGAATTTCGACAACTGCAATGGATGCGGCCTGTGTATAAGCAAGTGCCCGGGTCTTGCCATATTTGTCATAGACGAGACCTATTCCGAAACTCAGGCCACCGTTTCGCTTCCATTCGAGTTTTTGCCACTTCCCCATGAGGGGGAAGAAGTGGATTTATTAGATCGCAGCGGAAAAAAAGTAGGCAAAGGCAAAGTGTTGAAAGTTAGAAACGGAAAATATGAAGACAGGACCCCGGTCATCACCGTGGCAGTTCCGAAAGAGCTTTCAATGGTTGTAAGGAACATAAAGGTAGGGGGCGATGTGAGATGA
- a CDS encoding NAD(P)/FAD-dependent oxidoreductase — protein sequence MKKTEIAVIGGGPAGLMASLAAAEMGARVTLIDRNSRLGGQLVKQTHMFFGSEKEYASIRGIDIGKILSAEVLKNPRIETMLDSTVIGYYPDDGVLGVEVEEKTFVKIKPEKVIVATGASEKFLPFENNDLPGIYGAGAVQTLMNEHGVVPGDNVLMVGAGNIGLIVSYQLMQAGVNVKAIIDAAPNIGGYWVHASKVARLGVPIMTSYTVKAAYANELTGALERAVIWQVDNKWQPIPGTEKVLKVDVICISVGLSPLAEILWQAGCKMKYVPQLGGHVALRNENMETTVPGVYVAGDVAGVEEASSAMIEGRLAGLNAAKSLGYDNGTFNEKRREALEQLESLRSGPVGEKIRQGLAQLVS from the coding sequence ATGAAGAAAACCGAGATAGCGGTTATTGGGGGAGGGCCTGCAGGGCTTATGGCTTCTCTGGCCGCTGCCGAAATGGGCGCCAGGGTAACCCTCATTGACAGGAATTCCAGGCTGGGCGGCCAGCTGGTGAAACAGACCCATATGTTCTTCGGTTCAGAAAAGGAATATGCTTCCATAAGAGGTATAGACATAGGAAAAATCCTCTCCGCCGAAGTGCTCAAAAACCCCAGGATTGAAACCATGCTGGATTCCACGGTCATAGGGTATTACCCCGATGACGGAGTTCTGGGCGTAGAAGTTGAGGAAAAGACCTTTGTGAAAATAAAACCCGAAAAAGTGATAGTGGCCACCGGCGCCTCGGAGAAATTCCTGCCCTTTGAAAATAACGACTTGCCCGGCATATACGGCGCCGGAGCGGTACAGACCCTTATGAACGAGCACGGTGTGGTTCCCGGGGACAATGTTCTCATGGTGGGGGCCGGAAACATCGGCCTAATAGTGAGCTACCAGCTCATGCAGGCGGGAGTCAATGTAAAGGCCATCATCGATGCCGCTCCCAACATCGGAGGATACTGGGTCCATGCCTCCAAAGTGGCCCGCCTGGGAGTGCCCATCATGACGTCCTATACCGTAAAGGCAGCCTATGCCAATGAACTTACCGGAGCCCTGGAAAGAGCCGTTATCTGGCAGGTAGATAACAAATGGCAGCCCATACCGGGGACCGAAAAGGTGTTAAAAGTAGATGTAATATGCATTTCCGTGGGGCTTTCCCCGCTGGCGGAGATATTGTGGCAGGCGGGATGTAAGATGAAATATGTACCGCAGCTGGGAGGACACGTAGCCCTCAGAAATGAAAACATGGAAACCACCGTACCCGGTGTGTATGTGGCCGGCGATGTGGCTGGCGTAGAAGAGGCCAGCAGCGCCATGATAGAAGGCAGACTGGCAGGCCTCAATGCCGCCAAGAGCCTGGGATACGACAACGGCACATTTAATGAAAAAAGGCGGGAAGCCCTGGAACAGCTTGAAAGCCTGCGCTCGGGTCCTGTGGGTGAAAAGATTAGACAGGGTCTGGCTCAATTAGTATCATAA
- a CDS encoding (2Fe-2S)-binding protein gives MRIVKHPILSFERGREVEFTFDGKKMKGYEGEPIAAALHDNGVRVLSYSKHLHRARGFYCAIGNCSSCLMTVNGEPNVRVCTEKLREGMVVETQKGRGDIK, from the coding sequence ATGCGAATAGTAAAACACCCCATTCTTTCTTTTGAAAGGGGCCGGGAAGTAGAATTTACTTTCGATGGCAAGAAAATGAAAGGATACGAAGGAGAACCCATAGCTGCAGCCCTCCACGACAACGGCGTGAGGGTTTTAAGCTACAGCAAACACCTTCATAGAGCCAGGGGATTTTACTGCGCCATTGGGAACTGCTCATCCTGTCTTATGACGGTAAACGGTGAGCCCAATGTCAGGGTCTGCACCGAAAAACTCCGGGAAGGCATGGTTGTGGAAACACAAAAGGGAAGAGGTGATATCAAATGA
- a CDS encoding FadR/GntR family transcriptional regulator, translating into MDFQKVKNVRLYETIIEQIKQMVDRGEIQPGDKFPSERELMEKLGVSRAVLREAFRVLESRGLVESKPGGGRYLRKVSGFQLNGSTSMALERFALVDVVEAREIVEVKVARLAAERATDQEIENLLALNEEFHGNRKNLVEYREKDRDLAFHMALAEMAHNFMLREMVSLMLSLTKDLREKAILDYDDWIVLCEQHSDIVRAIVGRNGDDAAYKMSLHMESLRRDILKKKLMQ; encoded by the coding sequence ATGGATTTCCAGAAAGTAAAGAATGTCAGGCTTTATGAGACTATCATCGAGCAGATCAAACAGATGGTAGACCGTGGGGAAATACAGCCCGGAGACAAGTTTCCTTCGGAAAGGGAGCTCATGGAAAAACTCGGGGTGAGCAGGGCGGTTCTCCGGGAAGCCTTCAGAGTGCTGGAATCCCGCGGCCTTGTAGAGAGCAAGCCAGGCGGCGGACGGTACCTGAGAAAGGTCAGCGGTTTTCAGCTTAATGGAAGCACATCAATGGCCCTGGAAAGGTTCGCCCTGGTGGATGTAGTGGAAGCCAGGGAAATCGTGGAGGTTAAGGTAGCCAGGCTTGCTGCGGAAAGGGCTACCGACCAGGAGATAGAAAATCTCCTGGCACTTAATGAGGAATTCCACGGGAACAGGAAAAATCTCGTGGAATACAGGGAAAAGGACCGGGACCTGGCATTTCACATGGCGCTGGCGGAGATGGCCCACAACTTCATGCTCAGGGAAATGGTGAGTTTAATGCTCAGCCTCACAAAGGACTTGCGGGAAAAAGCCATCCTGGATTATGACGACTGGATCGTGCTGTGCGAGCAGCACAGTGACATAGTAAGAGCCATAGTGGGGAGAAACGGCGACGATGCGGCCTATAAAATGTCGCTGCACATGGAAAGCCTGCGCCGGGATATCCTGAAGAAAAAGCTGATGCAGTAA
- a CDS encoding ABC-F family ATP-binding cassette domain-containing protein, with product MAILSVSNLGKSFGTDTILQNVSFLIEERDKIGLVGLNGAGKSTLLKILAGRMPYDTGTISVSKGTTIGYMAQDIRSEGFETVGDALESVFETLWEQERQLRDLEKQMSLPEVYSDEDALHRLMERYSALSEAFKSSGGYEIESRIRGVLKGLGFEDPATPLDTLSGGQKTRLALGRLLLESPQLLLLDEPTNYLDMESLQWLEGFLKDYPGAVLVVSHDRYFLDRMATRIFELENCRLTVYSGNYSEFIKKKETNLAIEQKHEILRQKEAERLKKSIQNFISHRNFVQAETRRRMLEDLLPKSTSEKAGKDLFKVRFNMRQTSGREVLTICDLEFSYGNKLILSSVNLRVFRGERIGIIGPNGIGKSTLLKILAGELEPDDGSVYFGHKVQPVFFAQEQEDLSPDSTVLSEVWSAAPGLSMTQVRSFLGSMLFSGEDVEKPIGVLSGGEKSRVALAKAILQGANLLLLDEPTNHLDIISKEKLEQALLEFDGTIIAVSHDRYFLSKIATRIWEFTSSGIRDFDGDFNYYLEKKRETEKPEEPQFVGNKTQQRKARMQEKKRREEQRQEEMRLKQIEQDIQALEREMEELEHLLCLPEVYGNPERAREVNARYRAVMAELEELYENLG from the coding sequence ATGGCTATACTTTCTGTATCAAACCTTGGAAAAAGCTTTGGAACGGATACAATACTCCAGAATGTGAGTTTTTTAATAGAGGAAAGGGATAAAATAGGGCTGGTAGGTTTGAACGGGGCCGGCAAGTCCACCCTCCTGAAGATTCTCGCAGGCAGAATGCCTTATGACACCGGCACCATATCGGTTTCCAAAGGAACTACTATAGGTTACATGGCCCAGGATATAAGGTCCGAGGGTTTCGAGACCGTGGGCGATGCGCTGGAATCCGTATTTGAGACACTGTGGGAACAGGAGAGGCAGCTTCGGGACCTGGAAAAGCAGATGTCTCTGCCGGAGGTCTACAGCGACGAAGATGCCCTTCACCGCCTCATGGAAAGGTATTCGGCCCTGTCGGAAGCCTTTAAAAGCAGCGGAGGCTATGAGATCGAAAGCCGCATCCGCGGGGTGTTAAAAGGCCTAGGGTTCGAAGACCCTGCCACCCCTCTTGACACCTTAAGCGGCGGCCAGAAGACCCGCCTGGCCCTGGGGCGGCTGCTACTGGAATCCCCGCAGCTCCTGTTGCTGGATGAACCTACCAACTATCTTGATATGGAATCCCTGCAGTGGCTGGAAGGATTTTTAAAGGACTATCCCGGGGCGGTGCTGGTGGTGTCCCATGACAGGTATTTTCTGGACCGGATGGCCACAAGAATCTTTGAGCTGGAAAACTGCCGCCTGACCGTATATTCCGGAAATTATTCCGAATTTATAAAGAAGAAGGAGACAAATCTCGCCATAGAACAGAAGCATGAAATTCTCAGGCAAAAAGAAGCCGAACGTCTGAAAAAGAGCATCCAGAACTTCATATCCCACAGGAATTTTGTTCAGGCCGAGACCCGCCGCAGGATGCTGGAGGACCTTCTGCCAAAATCCACATCTGAAAAGGCCGGTAAGGATCTCTTTAAGGTCAGGTTCAATATGCGGCAAACTAGCGGCAGAGAGGTGCTTACGATCTGCGACCTGGAATTTTCATACGGCAACAAGCTCATCCTGAGTTCCGTGAACCTCCGGGTGTTCCGCGGAGAGCGCATCGGAATCATCGGGCCCAACGGCATAGGAAAATCCACCCTGCTGAAAATTCTGGCGGGAGAACTGGAGCCTGATGATGGAAGCGTGTATTTTGGCCACAAGGTGCAGCCGGTATTTTTTGCCCAGGAGCAGGAAGACCTTTCTCCGGATTCCACGGTGCTTTCGGAGGTATGGAGTGCGGCACCGGGGCTTTCAATGACCCAGGTACGCTCTTTTCTTGGAAGTATGCTGTTTTCCGGCGAGGATGTAGAAAAGCCCATAGGGGTGTTGAGCGGTGGGGAAAAGAGCAGGGTGGCTCTGGCAAAGGCCATCCTGCAGGGAGCTAATTTACTTTTGCTGGATGAACCTACAAATCATCTGGACATAATATCAAAGGAAAAACTTGAACAGGCCCTCCTGGAATTTGACGGCACCATCATAGCCGTTTCCCATGATAGATATTTTCTTTCCAAAATAGCCACCCGCATATGGGAATTCACCTCCAGCGGCATCCGGGATTTTGACGGGGATTTCAATTATTACCTGGAGAAGAAACGGGAAACAGAAAAACCTGAAGAACCACAGTTTGTAGGAAACAAGACCCAGCAGCGAAAGGCCAGGATGCAGGAGAAGAAAAGGCGGGAGGAACAGAGGCAGGAAGAGATGAGGTTAAAACAGATAGAGCAGGATATACAGGCCCTGGAAAGGGAGATGGAGGAGCTGGAGCACCTGCTCTGCCTGCCGGAAGTTTACGGCAATCCCGAAAGGGCAAGAGAGGTAAATGCCCGCTACAGGGCTGTGATGGCTGAGCTAGAAGAGCTTTACGAGAATCTGGGGTAG